The window CCGACAGCCGCCCCCGTCGCGCCGACGGCCGGCCCGACGGTCGCCCCGGTCTTGGGCGCAGCCCAGGTACCGGCGTCACCCGCGGTGACGGACCCGCCGACCGACGCCGCCGCACCGACCACGCCGGCCGGCTCCGCACCGGCGCGTCCCGGTACCTGGGTGCTGGGAACGCAGGCGCGCACCGCCCTGCTGGTCGTGCTCGTCGCCCTCGCAGCGTTCCTGCTGGTCGCGCCGCCGTCGGCCGGCGCCCCACGGGACTTCGACGTCACCGCCGCCTCGATCTCGACCGCGATGGCCGGTCAGGCCGGCGTCACCCAGGCCTCCGGCGGCTATCTGCCCGGCACCGGGATCGTCCTGGTCAGTGCGGTCACCGGCGTCACCGCCACGCAGCTCAACGGCGTCCTGGCGGCCGCCCTCGGCCCGGTGGCCGCGCAGTTGGCCGACCTGCCGGACCGGGAGGCGGTCTCCTGGCAGACCATGCTCACCGCGACCGACGGCACCGTGACGACCTGGCTGATCCGGGTCGCCGCCGACGCCGTGTCCGACCAGTCCCGGTGGGTGGCGGTTCCGGTCGCCGCCGGCGGGTCCGGGTCGGGCCCGGCACCGGTGGCCGGCCCCGCTCCCGCGGCGGCCGCATCGGCCACCGCTGCGACCACCTCGACCGCCACCACCACCGCGCCTGCCACCACCACCGCGCCTGCCACCACCGCCGCGGCTGCCACCGCCGCCGCCCCCTCGGCCGCGACCGGCACCGGGGCCCCGCCGGCCGGCGCCGCGGAAGCCACGCCCGCCGGCACCACGGACGCCGGCGGCGATCCGGCCTCCGCGGCCGGCACCGCGCCGGCGAGCGCCGCTCCGGCCGGGGACGCGGGCGCCGTCGCCGTGTCCGGTCCGCAGTCCGACGACTTCGCCGGTGACGCCGCCGCCTGGAAGGCCCTCACCGGGACGTGGGCGGTCGTCGACGGCACCTACCAGCAGACTGACGCCTCCGGATACGACTACATCAGCCAGTTCACCTCGACACTGCCCGCGGCGTATACGGTCTCGGTCCGGATGAAGGGCATCGGGGACACCGTGAACGGCGGTCTCATCATCGGCCAGCCGGCGCTCGGATCCCGGAAGGGCGCCACCATCGTGGATCTCGCCAGCAAGGACTACGTCCGGTGGGGAAGCTACGACGCGAGCTCCAGCACCTACAAGTTCACCGGCGGGGCGGCGCTCGGTGCCGCCCAGGCGCCCGCCGACTGGCACACCCTGAGCATCACGGTGAAGGCCGACGCCACCGTGGTCAGCTGGGACGGCACGCAGGTGGGCACCTTCGCCGCCGTCGCGCCCGGCAGCGCGGGCCTGGTGTCCTCGCAGTCGGCCGTGGCCTTCGACGACTTCACCGTGACGGCGTCGTGACCACCCTCCTCGAGCGACCGACCGGCCCGGCCGACCCGGCCGGTTCCGCCGACCCGGCCGGTTCCGCCGACCCGGCCGGTTCCGCCGGCCCCGCCGCATCCGTCGGCGCCGACTCCGCCGCCGTTCCCGCGGCGGGCCGACCGCAGGCCCGCCCCGCCCGGGACGGCTTCCTGGACACGGTCCGGGCGGTCGCGTTGATCCGCGTCATCGTCTGGCACACCCTGGCCGCGGTCGCGATCAGCTGGTTCGTGGCGTCCATGCCGGCCATGTTCTTCGTGGCCGGCAGTCTCCTCGCGCGGTCGCTGGACCGGCGCCCGTGGCGGCAGCTGCTGCGGACCCGGTTGCGGCGGCTGCTGCTGCCGTTCTGGACGTTCGGCGCCGTCGTCCTTGTCGCGCTGCTCGTCGTCGCGCGGCTGGAACCCGGTGCGGACACGGCCCTCTCGCCGCTGTCGCTGCTGGCCTGGGTGTTCCCGTTGACCGATCCCCACGGGTCGACCTGGGAGGCGGGCTGGGCGACGACGCCGCTGTGGTACCTGCGCTGCTACCTGTGGCTGCTGTTGCTGTCGCCGTTGATGCGGCGGGCGCACCGCCGGTGGGGGCTGCGGGTGCTCATCGTCCCGATCGTCGGGATCTTCGCGGTCGACCAGCTCATGCGGCATCCCGAGCTGGCGCCGGCCGCGTTCGACGCGGTCAAGTACTACGCCGGTGACCTGGCCTGTTTCAGCTTCTTCTGGGTGCTGGGGTTCAGTCACAGCGACGGCGCCCTCGCCGGTCTCGACCGGCGCGCGCGCCTGGAGTGGGCCGTCATCGGCGGCGTGGCGGCACTGGTGTGGGTGCGGTTCGTCCGACCCACCGATCTGGTGGTCAACGACCACTACCCGCTGCTGCTGTTCGTCGGGATCGCCTGGCTGGCGGTGTTCCTCGCCTTCGAGGGCTGGATCGGCCGGGCCACCGCACACCGCATCCTGGGTCCGGTCGTCGCCTGGCTGGGGCGACGGTCGATCACCGTCTACCTGTGGCATCCGATCGCCATCGTCGGTGCCTACTGGCTGCGCGCCACCTTCGCCCCGTCGCTGCCCCGGCCCCTCGTGCTGGTCCTGGTCTTCCCGTTGGTCCTGGTGCTCACCGTGCTGTTCGGCCGGGTCGAGGACTTCTCCGCCGGACGCCCCGCCCAGTGGTGGCCCGGTCGTGACGACGGGACGCGGGTCCGCCGGGTCGGCGACGCGCTGGGCCGGCACCTGCCGCGCCGGCTGTCGCCGGTGACCGCCCTCGTCGTCGGCGGCGTGATCGGCGCCGTCGTGCTGAACGTGGTCGTCCCGTCCGGGGCGGCCACCGCCGCGGTGGGCGCCGCGACGACCCCGACCGGAACGGTCGACGCCGGCGGCACCTCGGGCACCGCCGGGGGTCTCGCGCTCCCGCCGGCCCCCTCGGCGAAACCCGACCAGGCCGATTTCGGTGGCGCCGACGGCGCCGGCCCGGTGCCGGCCGCCTCCCCGGCCACCGCGGTTTCGGCCACCATGGTCCCGGCCACCACGACGGTGCCGGCGGCGGCGCCCGCCGACGACACCGACATCGCCGCGCTCACCGCGGACCTGCAGGCCGTCACCGACTCCTGGCGCACCGGCAAGGTGGTCGACGGTGTCGAGCTGGGCGTCATGCTGCCCGACGGCCGGACCGTCACCCTGACCAGTGGAACCGAGACCGGCGGTGCCGCGCTGGATCCGGCGCAGGACTTCCCGATCACCTCGATCACCAAGACGATGACGGCCGCCATCGTCCTGCAGCTGGTCCACGACGGGAAGCTCGCCCTCGACGACCCGCTGCCCGAGATCGACGCGGTTCCGGGGTTGTCCTACGTCGGCAAGGTGACCGTCCGGCAGATCCTCGACCACACCGCCGGTATCGAGCCCTACGACCAGAGCGCGGCCTACCAGGCCGCTCGGAACGGGCCGCTCACCGCGGCGACCGCGCTCGCCCTGATCAAGGACGAGCCGCTGGAGTGGGCACCCGGCACGCAGGTCGGCTACTCCAACTCCGGCTACCTGACGCTGGGCCTGCTGGCCGAGCAGCTCACCGGGCAGACGTACCAGGACCTGTTGCAGCAGCGCATCTTCGACGTCGCGGGCATGGACCACAGCACCCTGGACACCACGCCGAGCGCCGGCTGGGCCGGGTTCTCCGCCGGGGGCGTGAAGTCGACCATCGGTGACCTGCTGGCCTACGGCGACGCCCTCTACCGCGAGAAGGCCATCCTGACCGCGGACTCGCTGGCCGCCATGCTCGACATCGAGAACCCGTTCAACACCGGCCTCGGCGCCTTTCCGTACTGCCCGTGCGACACCGTCGACGGGAAGAAGGTCTACAGCTCGATCGGGCACAACGGGGGGTCGGCCACCCTGCAGTGGGCGCCCGCGCAGGACATCGTGATCGCGGTGGACCTGACCGAGTCGCTGTTCACCGACGAGCTGAAGCAGGCCGACGTGGCGGAACTGCTGACCGCCGTCGAGGCGGCGGTGGGGACGTGAGCGACGCGCTCAGGGGGACGGTCACCGCATCGGAACGTGCCGCTCGGACCGCCGTCGGTGTCGCGCCCGGTTCGTCGCGCCACCGTGGATTTCCGCTCCTTGATTGCGTAGCGTGAACGGATGACTACCGCGCTCCAGTCGCCACCGACGGTCGCGAGGGATCTGCCGGGGGCGCGGTCCGCCGGCGCCGGTCGACGCGGCACGGTGCCGCGCGCCGGGCGCTCCGGGAGGGACCGATGACCAGCACCGATCCGGCCACGACGCCCGTGCATCTCGTGGTCGTCGCCGACGACGACGCCGCCATCCGCGGACTGGTGGAGGTGGCCGTGCGCAAGGCGGGCGCCCGCGTCGCGACCGCCGTGGGCGACGGCGCCGCCGCCGTCGCGGCCATCCGGGAACTGGAGCCGCACCTGGCGGTCCTGGACGTGTCGATGCCGGTGATGAGCGGGCTCGAGGCGTGCCAACAGGTCCGGACGGATCCGCGTTTCGCCACGCTCCCCGTCGTCATGCTGTCCGCCGCCGTGCACCCCGCCGCCGTGCAGTCCGGGATGGACGCGGGCGCCGACCTGTACCTCGAGAAGCCGTTCAGCCCCAGGGCGCTGGCCGCGACCCTGCGTGAGCTGCTGGCGCAGCGGTACGGGCCGTGACCACCGGCACCGCGACGCTGACGCCGCGCACCGCCGGGGCGGACCGCCCGGGGCTGCGCGAACTCGTCCGTCGGCGCTTCCGGGATCCGCACGCCGTCTTCCAGCGACAGCTGGCCATCTCCGTCGTGGTGCTGGTCTCGCTGCTCATGCTCGTGCGGTCGGACATCAACGCCAACCCCGACTGGATCGTCGCGCTGGCCGTGGCGCTGGTGGTCTCGGCGCTGGCCGTGTCGTTCGCGATGCCGCTGCGTCACCGGCCACGCTGGTTGCTCGTCGCCATCCCGCTCACCGACCTGCTGGCCGTCGGGCTGCTGCGGCACGCCACCGGCGGCGGTGCCTCCCTGTTCAGCGCTCTGCTGATCCTGCCGTGCATCTCGCTGGGGATCGAACGGGGCCGGTTGCCGGTCGCGGCCGCCGCGCTGGGCTGCGCCGCGGTGATCGGCGTACCGCTGGCCTTCACGCCCACCCCGGACGACTGGCTGCGGGTGATCAGCACGCCGACCGTGCTGATGCTGACCGCGTTCACGGTCAGCGTGCTGACCAACCGGCTCCGCGACCGGGTGCGGTCGGAGAACCGGTTGCGCCGCGAGCTGGAGGAGCTGCTGGCCGAGGCGGAACAGCACGCCACCGCGACCGCGGAGGTGGCCGCCCTGCTGCGGCAGTCCGCGGCGCTGATGTCGGGTGTCGTCGACGCGGTCACCGAGCAGTTCATCATCGCCACCGACGCCGCCGGTCGGGTCGAGGTGTTCAACCGGGGGGCCGAGCGGATGCTGGCCGTGCCCGCCGCCGAGGCGCTCGGCCGGGCGATGTTCAGCCGACTCGGTGACCGCTTCGTGGAGCGGCCGCACGGCCCGCCGACCGCCCTGGGGCACGAGAAGCCCCGGACGCTGGCCGAGGTCGGCTTCGACGCGCTGGTCGCCGACGCCCGCCACGGCCGGGCCGCCGCCAGCGTGTGGACCTACCACCGACCCGGCGGGACGACCGCGACGATCGAGATGTCGGTGACCGTACGCTCGGACCGCCGGGGCGACGTCGACGGCTTCCTCGTCGTGGGGACCGACGTCAGCGAGATGTACGAGCAGGCCCGGCTCAAGGACGAGTTCGTCAGCCTCATCTCCCACGAGCTGCGGACGCCGCTCAGTTCCATCCTCGGCTACCTCGAGCTGATCGGCGACGACGACGAGGCGCCGCTGTCCCACGAGCAGCGGCAGTACCTGGACATCGTCGAGCGCAACGCCCACCGGCTGCTGCGGCTCGTCGGGGACCTGCTGTTCACCGCGTCGCTGGAGGCCGGGAAGCTGCACCTGGTGACGTCGCCGGTGGATCTCGCGACCATCGCCGAGGCGTCCGTGCAGTCGGCCCGGCCGGCGGCCGCCGGCGCGGGGATCACCGTCACCCTCGAGGTGCCCAGGACACCTGTCGTGGTGGCCGCGGACGCCACCCGGCTCGGGCAGATCTGCGACAACCTGTTGTCCAACGCCATCAAGTTCACCCCGCGCGACGGCACCATCAGGGTCGTCCTGGCCCCGGCCGACCCGTTCCCGGGGCGGCCCATCCGGCTGGCGGTCCACGATTCCGGGATGGGCATCCCGGCCGCCGAGCTGGACAAACTGTTCTCCCGCTTCTTCCGGACGTCCACCGCGACCACGAACGCGGTGCCGGGCATCGGCCTCGGACTGTCCATCAGCCGGGCCATCGCCGTCGCGCACGGTGGCGCGATCCGGGTCGAGAGCACACCAGGGGAGGGCAGCGTCTTCACCCTGGAGCTGCCGACACCCGCCGCCGCGCCGGCACCCGCCGCCGCGCCGGCACCCGCCGCCGCGCCGGCACCCGCCGCCGCCCCGGCACCCGCCGACCGGTAGCGCACCGCGAGTGGGACCTACACTCGCGGGATCGTTCCCGACGGACCCGTCGCACACCGCGTCCGGACCGACGCAGCGACCGGTGCGGCCGTTGCGCGGGCCTGGTGGCCGGGCGGAACTCCAGCGTCGGTGCCGTGCACGGGAGGCGGAGGTCCAGGTGTCCGGAGCGTTCCCGGTACGGAGCCTGCTGTGGTGCGCGGTCGTCTCCGCACTGATCGCGGCACCCGCGTGCGGCTCACCTCGGGTCTGCACCCTCGTCGGGGGACACACCGGGTTCTTCGTCGACGTCCCGGGATTTCCGTTGCCTCCGGTCGAACCGGGCGTCAGTGTGGCCGGCGCCGGACCGATCATCACCGTCTGCATCGCCGGGGAGTGCCGGGACACCACCCTGGGCGGGCAGCCCGGGCCGTGGATCGTCCCGGACGACCGGCTCACCGGGGAACCGGCGGAGGTGACCGTCACGGTGTCGTCCGGCGCCGGCTTCTCGACCTCGGGGACCGGCAGGGTGACGCCGGCACGGCAG is drawn from Nakamurella deserti and contains these coding sequences:
- a CDS encoding serine hydrolase codes for the protein MTTLLERPTGPADPAGSADPAGSADPAGSAGPAASVGADSAAVPAAGRPQARPARDGFLDTVRAVALIRVIVWHTLAAVAISWFVASMPAMFFVAGSLLARSLDRRPWRQLLRTRLRRLLLPFWTFGAVVLVALLVVARLEPGADTALSPLSLLAWVFPLTDPHGSTWEAGWATTPLWYLRCYLWLLLLSPLMRRAHRRWGLRVLIVPIVGIFAVDQLMRHPELAPAAFDAVKYYAGDLACFSFFWVLGFSHSDGALAGLDRRARLEWAVIGGVAALVWVRFVRPTDLVVNDHYPLLLFVGIAWLAVFLAFEGWIGRATAHRILGPVVAWLGRRSITVYLWHPIAIVGAYWLRATFAPSLPRPLVLVLVFPLVLVLTVLFGRVEDFSAGRPAQWWPGRDDGTRVRRVGDALGRHLPRRLSPVTALVVGGVIGAVVLNVVVPSGAATAAVGAATTPTGTVDAGGTSGTAGGLALPPAPSAKPDQADFGGADGAGPVPAASPATAVSATMVPATTTVPAAAPADDTDIAALTADLQAVTDSWRTGKVVDGVELGVMLPDGRTVTLTSGTETGGAALDPAQDFPITSITKTMTAAIVLQLVHDGKLALDDPLPEIDAVPGLSYVGKVTVRQILDHTAGIEPYDQSAAYQAARNGPLTAATALALIKDEPLEWAPGTQVGYSNSGYLTLGLLAEQLTGQTYQDLLQQRIFDVAGMDHSTLDTTPSAGWAGFSAGGVKSTIGDLLAYGDALYREKAILTADSLAAMLDIENPFNTGLGAFPYCPCDTVDGKKVYSSIGHNGGSATLQWAPAQDIVIAVDLTESLFTDELKQADVAELLTAVEAAVGT
- a CDS encoding response regulator transcription factor, giving the protein MTSTDPATTPVHLVVVADDDAAIRGLVEVAVRKAGARVATAVGDGAAAVAAIRELEPHLAVLDVSMPVMSGLEACQQVRTDPRFATLPVVMLSAAVHPAAVQSGMDAGADLYLEKPFSPRALAATLRELLAQRYGP
- a CDS encoding sensor histidine kinase encodes the protein MTTGTATLTPRTAGADRPGLRELVRRRFRDPHAVFQRQLAISVVVLVSLLMLVRSDINANPDWIVALAVALVVSALAVSFAMPLRHRPRWLLVAIPLTDLLAVGLLRHATGGGASLFSALLILPCISLGIERGRLPVAAAALGCAAVIGVPLAFTPTPDDWLRVISTPTVLMLTAFTVSVLTNRLRDRVRSENRLRRELEELLAEAEQHATATAEVAALLRQSAALMSGVVDAVTEQFIIATDAAGRVEVFNRGAERMLAVPAAEALGRAMFSRLGDRFVERPHGPPTALGHEKPRTLAEVGFDALVADARHGRAAASVWTYHRPGGTTATIEMSVTVRSDRRGDVDGFLVVGTDVSEMYEQARLKDEFVSLISHELRTPLSSILGYLELIGDDDEAPLSHEQRQYLDIVERNAHRLLRLVGDLLFTASLEAGKLHLVTSPVDLATIAEASVQSARPAAAGAGITVTLEVPRTPVVVAADATRLGQICDNLLSNAIKFTPRDGTIRVVLAPADPFPGRPIRLAVHDSGMGIPAAELDKLFSRFFRTSTATTNAVPGIGLGLSISRAIAVAHGGAIRVESTPGEGSVFTLELPTPAAAPAPAAAPAPAAAPAPAAAPAPADR